One window from the genome of Acidobacteriota bacterium encodes:
- the rapZ gene encoding RNase adapter RapZ, which yields MTARLALITGLSGSGKSSVAKSFEDLGFYTVDNLPLPLLSRFLDDPVNLVAGKERIAVVTDVRAPGFAEEFPRLVRTIDRGKVSPTLIFLEASDETLVRRFSETRRPHPLAADQPVIAGIRTERELLAEVRGLADLVLDTSELSIHDVRRHIYRQFAETPEQEPGMVVSLVSFGFKHGIPYGTDLLFDVRFLANPHFVPGLRESTGLEENVQAYLEDQPDYQGLVERLSDFLLYLLPRYRRENRAYLSVAIGCTGGKHRSVATVERLANALDEANWAVRVQHRDIGR from the coding sequence GTGACCGCTCGTTTGGCGCTGATCACCGGTCTCTCCGGCTCGGGCAAGAGCTCGGTGGCCAAGAGCTTCGAGGACCTGGGCTTCTACACCGTCGACAATCTGCCGTTGCCGTTGCTCAGCCGATTCCTCGACGACCCGGTCAACCTGGTGGCGGGGAAGGAGCGCATCGCCGTGGTCACCGACGTCCGGGCTCCGGGCTTCGCCGAGGAGTTCCCGCGGCTGGTGCGCACCATCGACCGTGGCAAGGTCTCTCCCACCTTGATCTTCCTCGAAGCCTCCGACGAGACTCTGGTGCGGCGATTCTCCGAGACCCGTCGACCCCATCCTCTGGCAGCGGACCAGCCGGTGATTGCCGGCATCCGGACCGAGCGGGAGCTGCTGGCGGAAGTGCGGGGACTGGCGGACCTCGTGTTGGACACCAGCGAGCTTTCGATCCATGACGTGCGCCGGCATATTTACCGCCAATTCGCTGAAACGCCGGAGCAGGAGCCGGGCATGGTCGTGTCGCTGGTGAGCTTTGGCTTCAAGCACGGCATCCCTTACGGCACCGACCTGCTCTTCGACGTCCGTTTCCTGGCCAATCCTCATTTCGTTCCGGGGCTGCGGGAATCCACCGGCCTCGAAGAGAACGTCCAGGCTTATCTGGAGGATCAGCCCGACTACCAAGGGCTGGTGGAGCGGCTGTCGGACTTCCTGCTCTACCTCCTGCCTCGTTACCGCCGCGAGAACCGGGCCTACCTCTCGGTGGCCATCGGCTGCACCGGCGGCAAGCACCGCTCCGTGGCCACCGTCGAACGCCTGGCCAACGCCCTCGACGAGGCCAACTGGGCCGTGCGCGTCCAGCACCGCGACATCGGCCGCTAG